One Halosegnis longus DNA window includes the following coding sequences:
- a CDS encoding molybdopterin-dependent oxidoreductase — protein MDADVVDYSLLAGVGIALATGLVGLVSRPGDAWLFLLHGGVGVTLVGFLGVKLWRVRARVRAGVRARSGRVAVSILLTLLAVAALATGIAWVFGASLSGAFTLLFVHAVLGVATTVVLVGHLRDRLRIPSRASLRDRRQTLSWLGMVTLGAAAYRATDVLGTARRYTGSRERGSDSGNDFPVTAWVADDPEPLDPEAWTLSVTGAVETEQEFERGDLAFDTQQRALLDCTSGWYSEHDWRGLSVGELLDTAGPTDGASWVQFRSVTGYRWSLPLDEARDALLATHVDGEPLRHGHGRPMRLVAPGRRGFQWVKWVTEVRVWRRRDYSEWVAIQVSGL, from the coding sequence ATGGACGCCGACGTCGTGGATTACTCTCTGCTCGCGGGGGTGGGTATCGCGCTCGCGACGGGACTCGTCGGGCTGGTCTCACGCCCCGGCGACGCGTGGCTGTTTCTCCTCCACGGCGGGGTCGGCGTCACGCTCGTGGGCTTTCTCGGCGTGAAGCTGTGGCGGGTCCGCGCCCGCGTCCGGGCCGGCGTGCGCGCCCGATCCGGTCGCGTCGCCGTCTCGATACTGCTGACCCTGCTTGCCGTCGCCGCGCTCGCGACCGGTATTGCGTGGGTGTTCGGGGCGAGTCTGTCGGGCGCGTTCACCCTCCTGTTCGTCCACGCCGTGCTCGGGGTGGCGACGACGGTCGTGCTCGTCGGCCATCTTCGCGACCGGCTCCGGATTCCGTCGCGGGCGAGTCTCCGCGACCGCAGACAGACGCTGTCGTGGCTCGGGATGGTGACGCTGGGCGCGGCCGCGTATCGCGCGACCGACGTGCTCGGAACCGCACGCCGGTACACCGGGTCGCGCGAACGGGGGTCCGACAGCGGAAACGACTTCCCCGTGACGGCGTGGGTCGCAGACGACCCCGAGCCACTCGACCCGGAGGCGTGGACGCTGTCGGTGACGGGCGCGGTCGAGACGGAACAGGAGTTTGAGCGAGGGGACCTCGCGTTCGACACCCAACAGCGCGCGCTCCTCGACTGCACGAGCGGCTGGTACTCCGAACACGACTGGCGCGGGCTGTCCGTCGGCGAACTACTCGATACTGCTGGCCCGACGGACGGGGCCTCGTGGGTGCAGTTTCGCTCGGTGACGGGGTACCGGTGGTCGCTCCCGCTGGACGAGGCGCGCGACGCCCTGCTCGCGACGCACGTCGACGGCGAGCCGTTGCGCCACGGCCACGGGCGGCCGATGCGGCTGGTCGCACCCGGACGCCGCGGCTTCCAGTGGGTGAAGTGGGTGACGGAGGTGCGGGTGTGGCGACGCCGCGACTACTCGGAGTGGGTCGCGATCCAGGTGTCGGGCCTCTAG
- the serA gene encoding phosphoglycerate dehydrogenase, whose protein sequence is MKVLVTDPIADAGLDRLREAGHEVETGYELEGETLHEAVADAHALVVRSGTEVTRELLESAPDLRIVGRAGIGVDNIDIDAATDHGVIVANAPEGNVRAAAEHTVAMAFASARSIPQAHSRLKNGEWAKSDYLGTEVNAKTLGVVGLGRVGQEVAKRLAALGMDLVAYDPYISEERAEQLGAELAELDTVLDRADFLTIHTPLTPETENLIGEDELAKLEGGYVVNCARGGIIDEPALAAAVEDGTLAGAALDVFGEEPLPEESPLLDVDDIIVTPHLGASTSAAQEHVATSIADQVLAAFADEPVVNALNAPSMDAAAFPRVEPYIGIAETAGEIAVQLLDDRIERVEIAYEGDIADEEIDLVTASALKGVFKPSQMHVNSVNAQGVAEERGIEVTESKRRQSDDFQSLVTVTVEGETDSVAVEGTLFNGEDPRIVRIDGYRVDAIPGGQMVIARNTDEPGVIGLIGSVMGEYDINIAGMYNARETIGGEALTVYNVDHEIPEGAREKLLDDDRIIDITYIALDGVEIDR, encoded by the coding sequence ATGAAGGTACTCGTCACGGACCCCATCGCAGACGCCGGTCTCGACCGGCTCCGCGAGGCCGGCCACGAGGTCGAAACGGGCTATGAACTGGAGGGGGAGACGCTCCACGAGGCAGTCGCCGACGCACACGCGCTCGTCGTCCGCTCCGGCACCGAGGTGACCCGCGAACTGCTCGAATCGGCCCCCGACCTGCGTATCGTCGGCCGCGCCGGCATCGGCGTCGACAACATCGACATCGACGCCGCCACCGACCACGGCGTCATCGTGGCGAACGCACCCGAAGGGAACGTCCGCGCCGCCGCAGAACACACCGTCGCGATGGCGTTTGCCAGCGCGCGCTCGATTCCACAGGCACACAGCCGACTCAAGAACGGCGAGTGGGCGAAAAGCGACTACCTCGGCACGGAGGTCAACGCCAAGACGCTCGGCGTCGTCGGGCTGGGCCGTGTCGGCCAGGAGGTCGCCAAGCGACTCGCCGCGCTCGGGATGGACCTCGTCGCGTACGACCCCTACATCTCCGAGGAGCGGGCCGAACAGCTCGGTGCCGAACTCGCGGAGCTCGATACCGTCCTCGACCGCGCCGACTTCCTCACCATCCACACCCCGCTCACGCCGGAGACGGAGAATCTCATCGGCGAGGACGAACTCGCGAAGCTGGAGGGCGGCTACGTCGTCAACTGCGCGCGCGGCGGCATCATCGACGAGCCGGCGCTCGCGGCCGCCGTCGAGGACGGCACGCTCGCGGGCGCGGCACTCGACGTGTTCGGCGAGGAACCGCTCCCGGAGGAGTCGCCGCTGCTCGACGTGGACGACATCATCGTGACGCCGCATCTCGGTGCCTCCACGAGCGCCGCACAGGAGCACGTCGCCACCTCCATCGCCGACCAGGTGCTCGCGGCCTTCGCCGACGAGCCGGTCGTGAACGCCCTGAACGCGCCGTCGATGGACGCCGCCGCCTTCCCGCGCGTCGAGCCGTACATCGGCATCGCGGAGACCGCCGGCGAAATCGCCGTCCAGCTGCTCGACGACCGCATCGAGCGCGTCGAAATCGCCTACGAGGGCGACATCGCGGACGAGGAAATCGACCTCGTCACCGCGAGCGCGCTGAAGGGCGTGTTCAAGCCGTCACAGATGCACGTCAACAGCGTCAACGCGCAGGGCGTCGCCGAGGAGCGCGGCATCGAGGTGACCGAGAGCAAGCGCCGCCAGTCCGACGACTTCCAGAGTCTCGTCACCGTCACCGTCGAGGGTGAGACGGATTCGGTCGCCGTCGAGGGGACGCTGTTCAACGGCGAGGACCCGCGTATCGTCCGCATCGACGGCTACCGCGTCGACGCGATTCCGGGCGGCCAGATGGTCATCGCGCGCAACACCGACGAGCCGGGCGTCATCGGCCTCATCGGCTCGGTGATGGGCGAGTACGACATCAACATCGCCGGCATGTACAACGCCCGCGAGACCATCGGCGGGGAAGCGCTCACCGTCTACAACGTCGACCACGAGATTCCCGAGGGCGCACGCGAGAAGCTGCTCGACGACGACCGCATCATCGACATCACCTACATCGCGCTCGACGGCGTCGAAATCGACCGGTAA
- a CDS encoding RNA-binding domain-containing protein, which produces MIFAVDVRAETPVNETELPDRVERAVRTVFPDADVTWEDGRLVAETHDLAHFSELLHEQEILDTARNAFEVDEEGFSFRLKKAAAFEGVVNFAVGSPGELGVIDVRVDVREPSVDQYIDHVIPSTEGGEPV; this is translated from the coding sequence ATGATATTCGCCGTCGACGTACGGGCCGAGACCCCCGTCAACGAGACCGAGCTGCCAGACCGCGTCGAGCGGGCCGTCCGCACCGTCTTCCCCGACGCCGACGTAACGTGGGAGGACGGCCGCCTCGTCGCCGAGACACACGACCTCGCGCACTTCTCCGAACTCCTCCACGAACAGGAGATCCTGGACACCGCGCGCAACGCCTTCGAGGTGGACGAGGAGGGCTTTTCGTTCCGCTTGAAGAAGGCCGCCGCCTTCGAGGGGGTCGTCAACTTCGCCGTCGGCTCGCCGGGCGAACTCGGCGTCATCGACGTGCGGGTCGACGTGCGCGAGCCGTCGGTCGACCAGTACATCGACCACGTCATCCCCTCGACGGAAGGCGGCGAACCCGTCTAG
- a CDS encoding AAA family ATPase → MAVIGTVGLPGSGKGEFASVANDLDIPVVTMGDVIRTECRRRGLDPADHHGEVAQTLREEDGPLAIAERSIPIIRDALEHSDTVVVDGLRSAAELQHFRSAFGDEFELVAIEAPFADRAQRIDARGRDNNARETLRQRDERELGFGLGEAIEQADRHIENDGSLAQFHDQVEEILQ, encoded by the coding sequence ATGGCCGTCATCGGAACCGTCGGGCTACCGGGGAGCGGAAAGGGTGAGTTCGCAAGCGTCGCGAACGACCTCGACATCCCGGTAGTCACGATGGGTGACGTGATTCGGACGGAGTGTCGCCGGCGCGGTCTCGACCCCGCAGACCACCACGGCGAGGTGGCACAGACGCTCCGCGAGGAGGACGGTCCCCTCGCCATCGCCGAACGCTCCATCCCCATCATCCGTGACGCCTTAGAACACAGCGACACCGTCGTGGTCGATGGACTCCGGTCGGCCGCCGAACTCCAGCATTTCCGGTCGGCCTTCGGCGACGAGTTCGAACTCGTCGCCATCGAGGCCCCCTTCGCGGACCGCGCACAGCGTATCGACGCCCGGGGCCGCGACAACAACGCCCGCGAGACGCTCCGCCAGCGCGACGAGCGCGAACTCGGCTTCGGGCTGGGCGAGGCGATCGAGCAGGCCGACCGCCACATCGAAAACGACGGCTCGCTCGCACAGTTTCACGACCAGGTCGAGGAGATACTCCAATGA